Proteins from one Sarcophilus harrisii chromosome 2, mSarHar1.11, whole genome shotgun sequence genomic window:
- the LOC100928604 gene encoding olfactory receptor 4N5-like → MEQENNTVTEFILLGLTHSQEIQLLVFVLILSFYMVILPGNLLIIVTIRSDPTLTAPLYFFLGNLAFLDASYSFIVAPKMLIDFLYEKKTISYQGCITQLFFLHFLGIGEMFLLVVMAVDRYIAICQPLHYATFMNRQICYMLLLALWVGGFAHSIVQVALIVRLPFCGPNQLDNFFCDVPQIIKLACTDTFVVELLMVSNSGLLTLLCFLGLLTSYAVILFRVRGSSSEGKSKALSTCTTHVIIVFLMFGPAIFIYTRPFRTFPADKVVALFHTVIFPLLNPVIYTLRNQEVKASMRKLVNRHIICEAK, encoded by the coding sequence ATGGAGCAAGAGAATAATACAGTGACTGAATTCATTCTTCTGGGTCTAACTCACTCTCAAGAGATACAACTTTTGGTTTTTGTACTGATACTCTCATTCTACATGGTCATCCTTCCTGGGAATCTTCTTATTATCGTCACCATCAGATCAGATCCTACTCTCACAGCACCCCTATATTTCTTTCTGGGCAACCTGGCTTTCTTAGATGCTTCTTATTCTTTCATTGTAGCTCCCAAGATGTTGATAGATTTCTTGTATGAGAAAAAGACCATCTCTTATCAAGGATGCATTACTCAGCTCTTCTTCTTACATTTCCTTGGAATAGGTGAGATGTTCCTCCTTGTGGTGATGGCTGTTGACCGCTATATAGCAATCTGCCAGCCCTTACACTATGCAACCTTCATGAACCGCCAGATATGTTACATGCTATTGCTAGCCCTGTGGGTTGGGGGTTTTGCCCACTCTATTGTGCAGGTGGCTCTCATTGTCCGTCTGCCTTTCTGTGGCCCAAATCAGCTGGACAACTTCTTCTGTGATGTCCCACAGATCATCAAGCTGGCCTGCACTGACACCTTTGTGGTCGAGCTCCTGATGGTGTCCAACAGTGGACTGCTCACCCTGCTATGTTTCTTAGGTTTGCTGACATCCTATGCTGTCATCCTCTTTCGAGTTAGGGGCTCTTCTTCTGAGGGGAAGAGCAAGGCTTTGTCCACTTGTACCACCCATGTTATCATCGTGTTTCTAATGTTTGGCCCTGCCATCTTTATTTACACCCGTCCTTTCAGGACCTTCCCAGCAGACAAAGTGGTTGCTCTCTTTCACACTGTTATCTTTCCTTTGTTAAATCCTGTGATTTATACCCTGAGAAATCAGGAAGTTAAGGCCTCTATGAGAAAGTTAGTCAACAGGCATATCATTTGTGAAGCAAAATGA